The following coding sequences are from one Shewanella eurypsychrophilus window:
- the mfd gene encoding transcription-repair coupling factor encodes MKAFSILTPPPVKSASKSQSLYTLGGASQAITLANLVQRHEGITVAVTHDTPTALLLESELHYLLAGKSFPVWLFPDRETLPYDNFSPHQDLVSQRLETLSRLPSAKQGLVIVPLSTLMVRLSPKSFLTGNVLILAKGDNYCLQDVKQQLVSTGYHLVEQVYEHGEFAVRGSIIDLFPMGSNQPFRIELFDDEVESIRHFDPETQRSSGEIDSIRLLPAKEFPTDDAAIEGFRQRYRRRFEVLVKEPESVYQMVSRKILPAGIESYLPLFFDETATLFDYLPENTQLVNIGDLEAASNAHLAEVGLRFEDRRVDPLRPLLEPKELYLLTEQLFSQFKTLPRYLLKVGTGEESGHQAKIEKLPELTANHKLKQPLSLLADYAQGDVSILFSAESEGRREALLELLSKVDIKPKRFDSLDDYIASKARFGLIVSPLSNGCIIDKARGGKFSLVCETELFGHRISQKRRRDKQKQISSDALVKNLAELKVGQPIVHLDHGVAKYQGLETLDTGGLIAEYLKLEYSGGDKLYVPVSSLHLISRYSVGPDEEANLNKLGNETWAKAKKKAVEKIRDVAVELLDVYARRQARPGEACKIDEQEYAQFSNSFPFEETVDQETSINAVITDMCSPIAMDRLVCGDVGFGKTEVAMRAAFVAVNDGKQVAILVPTTLLAQQHYENFKDRFADWPVKVEVVSRFKTAKEQKIVMGELSDGKVDIIIGTHKLLHSEGEFDNLGLLIIDEEHRFGVRQKEKIKTLRANVDILTLTATPIPRTLNMAMSGMRDLSIIATPPAKRLAVKTFIREYDLSTIREALLREILRGGQVYFLHNSVETIEKRANEISELLPEARVVTAHGQMRERELEKVMSDFYHQKFNVLVCTTIIETGIDVPSANTIVIERADHFGLAQLHQLRGRVGRSHHQAYAYMMTPHPKRMTADARKRLEAIGALEDLGAGFMLATQDLEIRGAGELLGDEQSGHISKIGFTLYMEMLEDAVKSLKEGKEPSLGQMLRHQCEIDLRIPALLPDDFVHDVNIRLSLYKRIANCDSEQALDELKVELIDRFGMLPSATKNLMELTLYKHQATVLGIKKLEMHAKGGSLEFNDDHCVDPGFIIGLLQSQPQNYRMDGPSKLKFLIPAESHTDRLALVKLLLGQLSQHRLGE; translated from the coding sequence ATGAAAGCTTTCTCAATACTGACGCCACCACCAGTTAAAAGTGCATCAAAATCTCAATCGCTTTATACCTTAGGCGGTGCATCACAAGCCATCACCTTGGCGAATTTAGTCCAAAGGCATGAAGGGATCACTGTTGCTGTAACCCATGATACGCCTACGGCGCTTTTACTCGAATCTGAGTTACATTACCTGTTAGCAGGAAAATCCTTCCCTGTCTGGCTATTCCCAGACCGTGAGACACTGCCCTATGATAACTTCTCGCCGCATCAAGATTTAGTCTCACAGCGACTCGAAACGTTATCTCGTCTACCCAGTGCTAAGCAGGGGCTTGTTATCGTTCCCTTAAGCACCTTGATGGTACGTTTGTCGCCGAAGTCATTCTTAACCGGTAACGTACTCATACTGGCGAAGGGGGATAATTACTGCCTACAAGATGTAAAGCAGCAACTGGTCAGCACTGGTTATCATCTGGTTGAGCAGGTCTATGAGCATGGTGAGTTTGCAGTCAGAGGTTCAATCATCGACCTGTTTCCCATGGGCTCTAACCAACCATTTCGAATTGAGCTTTTCGATGATGAAGTCGAATCCATTCGGCATTTCGATCCTGAAACTCAACGCTCAAGTGGTGAAATAGATTCAATAAGATTACTGCCAGCAAAAGAGTTTCCAACAGATGATGCCGCCATTGAAGGATTTAGGCAGAGATACCGTCGTCGCTTCGAAGTATTAGTTAAAGAACCTGAATCTGTTTACCAAATGGTTAGCCGTAAAATCCTGCCAGCAGGGATAGAAAGCTACCTACCGCTCTTCTTCGATGAAACAGCAACGCTGTTCGATTATCTGCCTGAAAATACTCAGCTGGTCAATATTGGCGATTTAGAAGCTGCCTCTAACGCTCACTTAGCTGAAGTTGGCCTCAGATTCGAAGACAGGCGCGTCGACCCTTTACGCCCTTTGCTTGAACCAAAAGAGTTATATCTACTCACCGAGCAGCTTTTTTCTCAGTTTAAGACCCTGCCAAGGTACTTACTTAAGGTAGGAACTGGTGAAGAGAGTGGTCATCAAGCCAAAATAGAAAAATTGCCAGAATTAACCGCCAACCACAAACTGAAACAGCCTCTGAGCTTACTAGCGGATTATGCCCAAGGTGACGTAAGCATTCTATTCAGTGCCGAGTCTGAAGGCCGACGAGAGGCATTATTAGAGCTGCTAAGCAAGGTCGATATCAAACCGAAGCGGTTTGACTCACTAGATGATTATATCGCATCAAAAGCCCGCTTTGGTCTTATTGTCTCGCCGTTATCCAACGGTTGTATCATAGACAAAGCCCGCGGCGGGAAGTTTAGCCTGGTTTGTGAAACAGAACTTTTCGGTCACCGCATCTCTCAGAAGCGTCGACGTGACAAACAAAAACAGATCAGCAGTGATGCTTTAGTGAAGAACTTGGCTGAATTGAAAGTTGGCCAACCTATCGTTCATCTAGACCACGGTGTCGCTAAATATCAGGGCTTAGAGACGCTGGATACTGGCGGTCTTATCGCCGAGTATCTCAAGTTAGAGTATTCCGGAGGTGATAAGCTTTATGTACCCGTATCATCACTGCACCTTATTAGCCGCTACAGTGTGGGTCCCGACGAAGAAGCAAATCTAAATAAACTCGGTAATGAAACCTGGGCAAAAGCAAAGAAAAAAGCCGTTGAAAAAATCCGTGATGTGGCTGTCGAGCTACTCGATGTTTACGCTCGAAGGCAAGCTCGCCCCGGTGAGGCCTGTAAGATCGATGAACAGGAATATGCACAATTTTCCAATAGCTTTCCGTTTGAAGAAACCGTCGACCAAGAAACGTCTATCAATGCAGTCATCACTGACATGTGCTCACCCATAGCTATGGATAGACTCGTCTGCGGTGATGTTGGTTTTGGTAAGACAGAGGTCGCCATGCGAGCGGCATTTGTCGCCGTTAACGATGGCAAGCAAGTCGCTATTTTAGTGCCTACAACATTGCTTGCTCAGCAACACTATGAAAACTTCAAGGACAGATTCGCCGATTGGCCAGTGAAAGTAGAGGTGGTCTCTCGCTTCAAAACGGCTAAAGAGCAAAAAATCGTCATGGGTGAACTCAGTGACGGTAAAGTCGATATCATCATTGGCACCCATAAACTACTCCATTCAGAAGGTGAGTTTGATAACTTAGGCTTGTTGATCATCGATGAGGAGCATAGATTCGGGGTTCGACAGAAGGAAAAAATTAAGACTTTACGGGCTAACGTAGATATCTTGACCTTAACAGCAACACCGATCCCAAGAACCTTGAATATGGCGATGTCAGGCATGCGTGACTTGTCAATTATCGCCACGCCGCCAGCAAAGCGACTTGCTGTTAAAACCTTTATCAGAGAATATGATCTCAGTACGATCAGAGAAGCACTTCTGCGTGAAATTCTCCGTGGTGGCCAGGTATACTTCCTGCATAACTCAGTAGAAACAATTGAAAAACGCGCCAATGAGATCAGTGAGCTTCTTCCTGAAGCTCGTGTCGTAACCGCCCATGGTCAAATGCGAGAACGTGAGTTAGAAAAAGTCATGTCTGACTTCTATCATCAAAAGTTCAACGTACTTGTGTGTACTACGATCATCGAAACTGGTATCGACGTACCATCAGCCAACACGATCGTCATAGAGCGAGCCGATCATTTTGGTCTTGCTCAGCTTCACCAACTCAGGGGACGAGTCGGTCGCTCTCATCATCAGGCTTATGCCTATATGATGACACCGCATCCTAAACGTATGACGGCCGATGCGCGTAAACGATTAGAAGCCATTGGCGCCTTGGAAGATTTAGGCGCTGGCTTTATGCTTGCAACACAAGATCTTGAAATTCGTGGCGCCGGTGAGCTCTTAGGCGACGAACAGTCAGGACATATCTCCAAAATAGGTTTTACCCTTTACATGGAGATGCTTGAAGATGCCGTTAAATCTTTGAAAGAAGGTAAGGAGCCATCTTTAGGTCAGATGCTGAGGCATCAGTGTGAAATCGATTTACGTATTCCTGCGCTGTTACCTGATGACTTTGTCCATGATGTTAACATTCGTCTTTCTCTGTATAAGCGCATTGCAAATTGTGACTCAGAGCAAGCACTGGATGAACTTAAAGTTGAACTTATCGATCGTTTCGGCATGCTGCCTAGTGCAACAAAGAACCTGATGGAGCTCACCTTATATAAACATCAAGCGACGGTATTAGGGATCAAAAAGCTCGAGATGCATGCTAAAGGCGGCAGTTTAGAATTTAATGATGATCATTGCGTCGATCCAGGGTTTATCATTGGTTTACTTCAAAGTCAGCCACAAAACTATCGAATGGATGGCCCGAGTAAGTTAAAATTCCTGATCCCAGCCGAGTCACATACGGACAGACTGGCATTGGTAAAATTGCTCCTGGGGCAATTATCACAACATCGTCTTGGAGAATAA
- a CDS encoding DUF2062 domain-containing protein encodes MPKKIIERFMPKPETLRNHKHLQMFGKLLHKANLWTLNRRSAPAAFAVGLFVAWMPMPFQMVLAAALAIVFNCNLPLAVALVWITNPITMPFMFYAAYMLGAKILSHPPQEFAFEATWQWVEASVFTIGPPFLLGCLVLGTIFAVCGYLLIKALWKYSILFKWKSRNQH; translated from the coding sequence ATGCCAAAAAAAATCATTGAAAGGTTTATGCCTAAACCTGAAACACTACGAAACCATAAACATTTACAGATGTTTGGGAAGTTACTTCATAAAGCGAATTTATGGACCTTGAATCGTCGCTCAGCCCCTGCGGCATTCGCCGTTGGACTCTTTGTTGCTTGGATGCCAATGCCATTTCAAATGGTCTTAGCCGCCGCCTTAGCCATTGTGTTTAACTGTAATCTGCCTCTGGCGGTAGCATTAGTGTGGATAACCAATCCCATCACTATGCCATTTATGTTTTACGCAGCTTATATGCTAGGGGCAAAAATTCTCAGTCACCCACCACAAGAGTTCGCCTTCGAAGCCACTTGGCAATGGGTTGAAGCTTCTGTATTCACCATAGGCCCACCCTTTTTATTGGGTTGTTTAGTATTGGGGACTATTTTTGCTGTTTGTGGTTATCTGTTGATAAAGGCACTGTGGAAGTATTCAATTTTGTTTAAATGGAAGAGTCGTAACCAGCATTAG
- a CDS encoding DNA internalization-related competence protein ComEC/Rec2: MNRFMIGFSVTIISTLLWPLLPTASLYITSVVVGLLVLKRAPIIAGTLLAVGWVSIFVQLLLFVEPPNRAQNIIVRGEIISLVRSNSDWVSMDIRLLKLKNVNLLPKALRVTWQHAPKVTVGEQWEWVIQPKPITSVLNQGGYNQQRSLLSKHIVMKGRVISGSLIGHVDTPRSQIITRLTPLMMQLDHGDLILAVLVGDKSLINELRWAALRVTGTGHLIAISGLHLTVVASWVFILSQVILSRYLVCVSRRNLLIAGFLSALSAGAYAYLAGFALPTQRALIMLLLLLLLAAVKRYSSPWERLLYALFLILLLDPLSSLSASFWLSFSALGIILLTISQQNKQTSELRELGIINRRHTHKMALFWSIQWRLSLGLGILQAILFGGISAYGLLFNLILVPWFSLIVIPLAMVSFGLWMLAGLISVDIHPIFYLVDMSLLPMSLGFELVDTLPSAWIRVSSHMIACLGFFLLGVWLALKGTLVRWRLVSLTLSLPLIITLINEQLSLSASEWRLHLLDVGQGLSVVIEKSGHGLIYDTGAAYGSDFTYAERVILPFLHSKGINRIDYLVISHSDNDHAGGAKVILQHFEQTTLISDLPYVFKSREEIHQSGTFGLNKHSEDIYRHSLLNCRPKRLDWQGLTLEILAPLQASKGNNGSCVLKVSDGEHQVLLTGDIEHKAEYLLLQQSINLSSDVLIAPHHGSRTSSTQAFINTVSPSLVLIPAGFNNRYGLPKHDVVERYIASGAEVITTGKEGQVSIVFRHDKRLITTYRSDLAPFWYNSLFRFGELKNTE, from the coding sequence ATGAATCGATTTATGATTGGTTTCAGCGTTACCATTATATCCACTCTGCTGTGGCCATTGTTACCAACAGCATCACTTTATATCACCTCAGTAGTGGTCGGCTTACTAGTGCTAAAACGCGCTCCAATTATAGCTGGAACGCTACTCGCTGTTGGGTGGGTATCTATTTTTGTCCAACTCTTATTGTTTGTTGAACCACCGAACAGAGCACAAAATATAATCGTGAGGGGCGAAATCATATCACTAGTTCGCTCAAACAGCGACTGGGTTAGTATGGATATTCGCCTGTTGAAATTAAAAAATGTTAATTTGTTGCCAAAAGCACTCAGGGTGACGTGGCAGCATGCACCTAAGGTAACGGTAGGTGAACAGTGGGAATGGGTTATTCAGCCCAAACCCATTACGAGTGTATTAAACCAAGGTGGTTATAACCAGCAACGCAGTTTACTCAGCAAGCATATCGTCATGAAAGGCCGAGTCATATCTGGTTCTTTGATAGGCCATGTTGATACACCTAGAAGCCAAATTATTACTCGCTTAACGCCTTTAATGATGCAGTTGGATCATGGTGACTTGATCTTAGCGGTTTTAGTTGGCGATAAAAGCTTGATCAATGAGCTGAGGTGGGCTGCATTACGGGTGACGGGAACGGGTCATTTGATTGCAATATCTGGCCTGCATTTGACCGTTGTTGCAAGTTGGGTATTTATTTTATCTCAAGTTATTCTCAGTCGTTACCTTGTCTGTGTCAGCCGAAGAAACTTATTGATAGCAGGTTTTTTATCGGCACTATCTGCCGGTGCTTATGCATATCTTGCGGGCTTTGCACTACCGACTCAACGTGCACTAATCATGTTATTGCTACTGCTTTTACTTGCTGCAGTTAAGCGTTACTCATCACCCTGGGAGCGCTTGCTTTATGCACTGTTTCTCATTCTCTTATTGGACCCTCTTAGCAGTTTAAGCGCGAGTTTTTGGCTGTCATTTTCAGCGTTAGGGATCATCCTACTGACTATCAGTCAACAGAATAAGCAGACATCAGAACTCAGAGAACTCGGGATCATTAACAGACGTCACACCCATAAAATGGCACTTTTTTGGTCGATACAATGGCGTTTAAGCCTTGGGCTTGGCATTTTACAGGCAATACTGTTTGGTGGGATTTCTGCCTATGGCTTACTGTTTAACCTTATTTTGGTTCCTTGGTTTAGCTTAATTGTGATCCCCTTGGCTATGGTGAGCTTTGGGCTATGGATGCTCGCAGGGCTGATTAGCGTCGATATTCATCCTATTTTTTACCTTGTTGATATGAGTCTATTGCCTATGAGTCTTGGGTTTGAACTGGTTGACACGCTACCGAGTGCTTGGATACGAGTATCAAGTCATATGATAGCGTGTTTAGGATTCTTCTTGCTCGGAGTATGGTTAGCACTCAAAGGGACGCTTGTTAGGTGGAGACTGGTATCCTTGACCCTATCGTTACCATTAATTATTACCCTAATAAATGAGCAGCTGAGTCTATCCGCTAGCGAATGGAGACTGCATTTGTTGGATGTCGGTCAGGGGTTAAGCGTCGTCATAGAAAAATCGGGTCATGGTTTGATTTATGATACGGGAGCGGCCTATGGCAGCGACTTTACCTATGCCGAGCGGGTTATTTTGCCTTTTCTTCACAGTAAGGGAATAAACCGCATTGATTATCTGGTGATCAGTCACAGTGATAACGATCATGCTGGTGGGGCTAAAGTGATTCTTCAACATTTTGAGCAGACGACCCTGATTAGTGACTTACCCTATGTGTTTAAATCTAGGGAAGAGATACATCAGTCTGGAACATTTGGGCTGAATAAGCACTCTGAGGATATTTATCGTCACTCACTACTTAATTGCCGTCCTAAGCGGTTAGATTGGCAAGGACTAACGCTTGAAATATTAGCACCTCTGCAAGCGAGCAAAGGAAACAATGGCTCTTGCGTGTTGAAAGTGTCTGATGGAGAGCATCAAGTGCTATTAACTGGGGATATAGAACATAAAGCTGAATATTTATTGTTACAGCAATCAATAAACCTCTCTAGTGATGTGTTAATTGCACCTCATCACGGCAGCCGTACGTCATCAACTCAAGCCTTTATAAATACAGTATCGCCTAGCTTAGTACTTATACCCGCTGGCTTTAATAATCGATATGGTTTGCCTAAACACGATGTTGTTGAACGCTACATTGCTAGCGGGGCTGAAGTGATAACCACAGGAAAGGAGGGGCAGGTTAGTATAGTTTTTCGGCACGATAAACGTCTTATTACAACTTACCGCTCCGATTTAGCGCCTTTTTGGTACAACAGCTTGTTTAGGTTTGGTGAGTTGAAAAATACAGAGTAG
- the lolD gene encoding lipoprotein-releasing ABC transporter ATP-binding protein LolD: MQERLLTVKNVSKRYTEGSVDTQVLNAVNLDVFKGEQLAIVGTSGSGKSTLLHIMGTLDRPSSGQVTLLGEDLYELTSKRQSQIRNQDLGFIYQFHHLLPEFTALENVAMPALIQGVNRELAHQEARTLLERVGLGHRLSHAPSEMSGGERQRTAIARALINKPKLVLADEPTGNLDASSGEAVYELIQELATQFGTAFVVVTHDTKLAARMDRQLQMKDGFLLSPDEDKFKSEAS; this comes from the coding sequence ATGCAAGAGCGATTGCTAACAGTAAAAAATGTCAGTAAAAGGTATACCGAAGGAAGCGTCGATACCCAAGTATTGAACGCAGTAAATCTAGATGTTTTTAAGGGAGAACAACTGGCTATTGTTGGAACATCTGGATCAGGAAAGAGTACCTTACTGCACATCATGGGAACCTTAGATAGGCCTAGTAGTGGTCAAGTGACATTACTAGGTGAAGATCTTTATGAACTGACAAGTAAACGCCAGTCACAGATCCGCAATCAAGATTTAGGCTTTATTTATCAATTTCATCATCTATTGCCTGAGTTTACAGCCCTGGAAAATGTCGCTATGCCGGCGTTAATTCAAGGTGTTAATCGTGAACTCGCTCATCAAGAGGCTAGAACCTTGCTCGAACGTGTCGGACTTGGACATAGGTTGTCACATGCCCCTTCAGAGATGTCTGGTGGTGAGCGGCAGCGAACAGCGATTGCTAGAGCACTGATCAATAAACCCAAGTTAGTACTCGCTGACGAGCCAACCGGTAATCTTGATGCCAGCAGTGGTGAGGCAGTTTATGAGCTCATTCAAGAGCTCGCGACTCAATTTGGAACCGCATTTGTTGTGGTGACCCATGATACAAAGCTCGCAGCCAGAATGGATAGACAACTGCAAATGAAAGATGGTTTCTTACTGAGTCCTGATGAAGACAAGTTTAAGAGTGAGGCTTCATGA
- a CDS encoding lipoprotein-releasing ABC transporter permease subunit, with protein sequence MNLALSSHIGFRYWRARKANGFASFITFFAVSGILLGVAALIIVSSVMNGLEGQLKQRILGAIPQLTVHSATPLDDWQSEVEALKTLKGVQGATPSISTQAMVQSHSNISAIELYGIYPSYEHALLKTMQRSFNGSFEQLESGKYRVVLGSELARRLDVSVGERVRLLSGEGVVYSPLGPVPSQRKFVVAGVFEMGSQVDANLAYIHFEDAQRLMRQTPGEIKQLRLYLQDPFNAAKLRPDVVLLFKAKQIDVTTTDWRESYGHLFGAVKMEKNMMSLMLSLIIAVAAFNIVSALVMMVVDKTADVAVLKTQGLSTFDVMGIFMIQGSLNAIIGLICGLAIGIGLTLNLNSILNSLGVSILGAGQSLPVELVWGQMGWIVIGTLAISFMATVYPALRAAAVQPATALRYE encoded by the coding sequence ATGAATCTGGCGTTATCTTCACATATTGGCTTTCGTTATTGGCGTGCAAGAAAGGCTAATGGCTTTGCCTCTTTTATTACCTTTTTTGCCGTTTCGGGGATCTTACTTGGCGTTGCAGCATTAATTATAGTGAGCTCTGTGATGAATGGCCTAGAAGGTCAATTAAAGCAGAGGATTTTAGGTGCGATCCCTCAGTTAACTGTTCATTCTGCCACTCCTCTTGATGATTGGCAGTCAGAAGTCGAGGCATTAAAAACCTTAAAAGGCGTGCAGGGAGCAACCCCCAGCATTTCAACTCAGGCTATGGTTCAATCTCATTCCAATATCAGTGCTATTGAGCTATACGGGATTTATCCTAGTTATGAGCATGCACTGCTTAAAACCATGCAGCGAAGTTTTAATGGCAGTTTCGAACAGCTTGAATCGGGTAAGTACCGAGTGGTCTTAGGCTCTGAGCTGGCTAGAAGGTTAGATGTCTCTGTAGGCGAACGTGTGCGTTTACTCAGTGGAGAAGGCGTGGTGTATTCGCCATTAGGGCCGGTACCGAGTCAACGAAAATTTGTCGTGGCTGGTGTGTTTGAGATGGGCTCCCAAGTTGATGCAAATCTGGCTTACATACATTTCGAAGACGCACAAAGATTGATGAGACAAACTCCAGGTGAGATAAAGCAGCTGCGTTTATATCTGCAAGACCCTTTTAATGCTGCCAAATTACGACCCGATGTTGTTTTGTTGTTTAAGGCTAAACAAATAGATGTGACAACGACGGATTGGCGTGAGTCCTATGGTCATCTTTTTGGTGCCGTGAAAATGGAAAAAAACATGATGTCATTGATGCTGAGTCTTATTATTGCAGTGGCAGCATTTAACATAGTATCGGCGCTTGTCATGATGGTCGTTGATAAAACTGCCGATGTTGCTGTGTTAAAAACACAAGGGCTTAGCACATTCGATGTGATGGGGATCTTCATGATCCAAGGCTCCTTAAACGCCATCATTGGACTCATTTGTGGTTTAGCTATTGGGATTGGGCTGACATTAAACCTTAATAGCATTCTTAACAGCTTAGGGGTTTCTATTTTGGGTGCAGGTCAGTCTTTACCTGTCGAGTTGGTGTGGGGACAGATGGGATGGATTGTTATTGGTACATTGGCTATTTCTTTTATGGCTACTGTATATCCCGCACTAAGGGCCGCAGCGGTTCAACCTGCAACGGCGTTGAGATACGAATAA
- the lolE gene encoding lipoprotein-releasing ABC transporter permease subunit LolE, whose translation MSQLLSIWVGWRFYLARQSNSFISFISFASTAGIALGVAVLIVVLSAMNGFERELEERLLGVVAHAELSGVNAPVQNWQGIADDAAKIPGIIAAAPFIRLQGLVQKPGGFQGLSVLGIDTEQEQKVSIISKFMSSSAWTKLSESNQNNIVLGKGLAEALGIDVGDSLSLYMPDIQAANSNTSRIGTAKSYRFVVAGVFELGGELDLSTAYVPMEYAASILKMEEGVSGVRVKVDKVFEAPRLIRELGYSQQQYLYLSDWTRTQGNLYQDIQLVRVVMYLVLALVIAVACFNIVSTLVMAVRDKQSEIAILLTMGMKRASIMMIFIVQGALNGLLGCLLGGVFGVLVAENLSKIASSIESLLGIKFLSADVYFIDFLPSQLNMADVFTVLILAFVMSLLSTIYPAWKASKTQPAMALAGR comes from the coding sequence ATGAGTCAGTTGCTGTCTATTTGGGTCGGTTGGCGTTTCTATTTAGCAAGGCAATCCAATAGTTTTATTAGTTTTATCTCCTTTGCTTCCACAGCGGGTATCGCTCTGGGTGTTGCGGTCTTAATTGTGGTGCTGTCGGCCATGAATGGCTTTGAACGTGAATTAGAAGAGCGCTTACTTGGGGTTGTCGCTCATGCAGAACTCAGTGGTGTTAACGCCCCAGTGCAGAACTGGCAAGGCATAGCTGATGATGCAGCAAAAATTCCAGGGATCATCGCTGCAGCGCCGTTTATACGACTCCAAGGTTTAGTGCAAAAGCCGGGTGGTTTTCAAGGCTTGTCAGTTTTGGGTATCGATACAGAGCAAGAGCAAAAAGTATCGATTATTTCAAAATTTATGTCCAGCTCGGCCTGGACGAAATTGTCAGAGAGTAATCAAAATAATATTGTTCTCGGGAAAGGGCTTGCTGAAGCATTAGGCATCGATGTCGGCGACTCCTTGAGCTTATACATGCCCGATATACAAGCTGCAAATAGCAACACTTCACGCATAGGAACAGCGAAAAGCTATCGATTTGTCGTGGCGGGTGTATTCGAGCTCGGTGGGGAATTGGACCTGTCGACGGCATACGTGCCTATGGAGTACGCTGCGTCTATTCTGAAAATGGAAGAGGGCGTGTCGGGTGTTAGAGTTAAAGTTGATAAAGTCTTTGAAGCACCAAGATTAATCAGAGAATTAGGTTATAGCCAACAGCAGTATTTATACTTGAGTGATTGGACACGTACTCAAGGGAACCTTTATCAGGATATACAGCTGGTCAGGGTTGTGATGTATTTAGTTTTAGCGCTAGTGATTGCTGTTGCCTGTTTCAATATCGTATCAACGTTAGTGATGGCTGTTCGTGATAAACAGTCTGAAATAGCAATCTTACTCACCATGGGGATGAAACGAGCCTCCATTATGATGATTTTTATCGTGCAAGGCGCACTCAATGGATTATTGGGTTGCCTGCTTGGTGGGGTTTTTGGCGTGTTAGTGGCCGAGAATTTGAGTAAAATCGCCTCGTCAATTGAGAGTTTACTCGGCATTAAATTTCTATCCGCGGATGTTTATTTTATCGATTTTCTCCCTTCACAGCTCAATATGGCAGATGTTTTTACTGTACTGATATTAGCCTTTGTAATGAGTCTGCTTTCGACCATCTATCCCGCCTGGAAGGCGAGTAAGACTCAACCTGCGATGGCGCTTGCCGGAAGGTAA